One window from the genome of Corynebacterium sp. SCR221107 encodes:
- the recX gene encoding recombination regulator RecX, giving the protein MKSREQNYPSEPATHAAKIERLREALENFTPGESDFFDSHKEEDKAKVRNRALLLLDQRGRSREELRKRLAALEFDPITIDEVLDDLRDCGLLDDQAFATEWVRQRHARRGKSRKALSLELKEKGVGVAQRAEALKQISDDDEFEMARQLAEKKARSIKAVPANGAEYDKILRRVVGMLARRGFGSGLSIRVSKEAIDARLEAISA; this is encoded by the coding sequence ATGAAGAGTAGAGAACAAAACTATCCTTCGGAGCCTGCAACTCACGCAGCAAAGATTGAAAGGCTTCGAGAAGCGCTGGAAAACTTCACGCCGGGGGAGTCTGATTTTTTCGACTCCCACAAGGAAGAGGACAAAGCAAAAGTTCGCAACCGCGCGCTTCTGTTGCTCGATCAGCGCGGACGATCCCGCGAAGAGCTGCGTAAAAGGCTGGCGGCACTGGAGTTTGACCCCATAACCATCGATGAGGTTCTAGATGATCTCCGCGATTGTGGTCTCCTCGACGACCAAGCCTTTGCCACTGAGTGGGTACGTCAACGTCATGCTCGACGAGGGAAGTCGCGTAAGGCGCTTTCCCTTGAACTTAAGGAAAAAGGGGTTGGGGTCGCCCAACGCGCTGAGGCGCTGAAACAGATCAGCGATGATGACGAATTCGAGATGGCACGGCAGTTAGCCGAGAAAAAAGCACGAAGCATTAAGGCTGTGCCGGCAAATGGTGCAGAATACGACAAGATTCTGCGTCGTGTCGTGGGAATGCTTGCCCGTCGCGGCTTCGGCTCAGGACTAAGCATCCGAGTCTCCAAGGAGGCGATCGACGCCCGCCTGGAGGCCATCAGCGCCTAA
- the recA gene encoding recombinase RecA, whose translation MAAKKNSKSAIPSSSDDRKKALDAALTMIEKDFGKGAVMRLGDENRPPIQAISSGNTAIDVALGIGGFPRGRIVEIYGPESSGKTTVALHAIAQAQKGGGIAAFIDAEHALDPDYARKLGVDTDALLVSQPDTGEQALEIADMLVRSGAIDIIVIDSVAALTPKAEIEGEMGDSHVGLQARLMSQALRKMTGALYNSGTTAIFINQLREKIGVMFGSPETTTGGKALKFYASVRCDVRRIQTLKDGQDAIGNRTKLKVVKNKVSPPFKVAEFDIMYGEGISRESSIIDLGVDHGIIKKSGSWFTYEGDQLGQGKEKVRLYLKETPELADEIEEKIFKKLGIGEFANADDALTDEPVDMIPNVDFDDDDEDEE comes from the coding sequence ATGGCTGCCAAGAAGAACAGCAAATCAGCAATCCCATCTTCGTCTGATGACCGCAAGAAGGCGCTCGATGCCGCATTAACAATGATTGAAAAGGATTTCGGCAAGGGCGCCGTCATGCGCCTGGGTGATGAGAACCGCCCGCCGATCCAGGCAATTTCCTCTGGTAATACTGCGATCGACGTCGCCCTAGGAATTGGTGGCTTCCCGCGTGGTCGAATCGTGGAGATCTATGGGCCTGAATCCTCTGGTAAGACCACCGTGGCGCTGCATGCCATTGCTCAGGCGCAAAAGGGGGGCGGTATCGCAGCCTTCATCGACGCCGAGCACGCCCTGGATCCAGACTATGCACGCAAGTTGGGCGTTGACACGGATGCATTGCTCGTTTCCCAGCCGGATACCGGTGAGCAGGCGCTGGAGATCGCCGATATGCTCGTACGATCTGGTGCTATCGATATCATCGTGATCGACTCCGTTGCGGCGCTGACCCCGAAGGCTGAAATCGAAGGAGAAATGGGCGATAGCCACGTTGGTCTTCAGGCCCGCCTCATGAGCCAGGCGTTGCGAAAGATGACCGGCGCTTTGTACAACTCGGGTACCACCGCAATCTTTATCAACCAGCTTCGTGAAAAGATTGGCGTGATGTTCGGTTCACCTGAAACCACCACTGGTGGCAAGGCATTGAAGTTCTACGCTTCCGTTCGCTGCGATGTGCGCCGTATTCAAACTCTGAAGGATGGACAGGATGCTATCGGCAACAGGACCAAGCTGAAAGTGGTCAAGAACAAGGTTTCGCCACCATTTAAGGTTGCCGAGTTCGACATCATGTACGGCGAGGGCATTTCTCGGGAGTCTTCCATCATCGATCTCGGTGTTGACCACGGCATTATCAAGAAGTCCGGTTCGTGGTTTACCTACGAAGGCGATCAACTTGGACAAGGCAAGGAAAAGGTACGCCTCTATCTCAAGGAGACTCCGGAGTTGGCCGACGAGATTGAGGAGAAGATCTTTAAAAAGCTCGGGATCGGTGAGTTTGCCAACGCCGATGATGCGCTGACGGATGAGCCGGTGGATATGATTCCAAACGTCGACTTCGACGACGACGACGAAGATGAAGAGTAG
- a CDS encoding DUF3046 domain-containing protein, which produces MRLSNFEQLVEDEFGTSRGAWILDSHVISGTGKTANELIESGADLREVWWGLCRDFHIPEDRQLGRDD; this is translated from the coding sequence ATGCGCCTGTCGAATTTTGAACAGTTGGTGGAAGACGAATTTGGAACGTCCAGAGGGGCGTGGATTCTTGACTCGCACGTCATTAGTGGTACCGGAAAAACCGCCAACGAGCTCATCGAATCGGGGGCGGACCTGCGTGAAGTATGGTGGGGCCTATGTCGAGACTTCCATATCCCCGAAGATCGTCAACTCGGAAGGGATGATTGA
- a CDS encoding biotin transporter BioY — protein MRLTDLAYIAVFAALIIVLAFVSIPVGTAGVPIVMQNAAIILAGLLLGGRRGFLTAALFLLLGLLGLPVLAGGKSVIAALPGPTVGYLVGYLISPFVAGVIAYAAPKKKKGMLIGYLVLGGVVALAVQYTCGAIGLALRMGMEWGAAFAAQLAFIPMDSLKLVVAVIIAIGVHSAFPDLRNKA, from the coding sequence ATGCGGCTTACTGATTTGGCCTACATCGCGGTCTTTGCCGCATTGATTATCGTCTTGGCTTTCGTCTCCATCCCCGTCGGCACCGCCGGCGTCCCGATCGTCATGCAAAATGCCGCCATCATCTTGGCGGGTCTGCTTCTCGGCGGTCGCCGCGGTTTCCTCACTGCGGCTTTGTTCCTCCTTCTCGGACTGCTTGGCTTGCCCGTGCTGGCTGGAGGCAAGTCCGTGATCGCAGCCCTGCCGGGGCCAACTGTCGGGTACCTCGTCGGCTATCTCATTTCACCTTTCGTGGCAGGTGTCATCGCCTACGCCGCACCCAAGAAAAAGAAGGGAATGCTCATCGGCTACCTCGTCTTAGGCGGTGTTGTCGCATTGGCCGTCCAGTACACCTGCGGTGCTATTGGTCTTGCGCTGCGCATGGGTATGGAATGGGGCGCAGCCTTTGCCGCACAGCTCGCATTCATCCCGATGGACAGCCTCAAGCTCGTCGTCGCCGTCATCATTGCTATCGGCGTCCACTCGGCATTCCCCGACTTGCGCAACAAGGCATAG
- a CDS encoding energy-coupling factor ABC transporter ATP-binding protein: protein MSTVTFTGVNVAFDELQVLSNINLTLTERRIGIIGANGGGKSTLVRLINGLADPTSGSVSVDGLDVAAKGKEVRRKVGFVFSDAENQIVMPTVADDIAFSLRRMKLPKEEKKQRVAHMLKRFGLENHADHSPHQLSGGQKQLLALASVLILEPDLIIADEPTTLLDMINRRKISRVFAELDQQLIVVTHDLDFLTGFDRVLCIDDHHVVADGAPDEVIGYYEKLMESRA, encoded by the coding sequence ATGAGTACGGTCACTTTCACCGGCGTCAACGTCGCATTCGATGAACTCCAGGTTCTCAGCAACATCAACTTGACCCTGACAGAGCGTCGAATTGGGATCATCGGCGCCAATGGCGGCGGAAAATCCACTCTGGTTCGACTCATTAATGGCTTGGCCGACCCAACCTCCGGATCGGTTTCCGTCGATGGTTTGGATGTCGCTGCAAAGGGCAAGGAGGTGCGCCGCAAGGTCGGCTTTGTCTTTTCTGACGCTGAAAATCAAATCGTCATGCCAACCGTTGCCGATGACATCGCCTTCTCACTTCGACGAATGAAACTGCCGAAGGAAGAAAAGAAACAACGAGTGGCACACATGCTCAAGCGCTTCGGACTAGAAAACCACGCCGATCATTCCCCGCATCAGCTCTCGGGCGGGCAAAAGCAGCTGCTTGCGCTAGCGAGCGTATTGATCCTAGAACCCGACCTCATCATCGCGGACGAACCGACGACGTTGCTGGATATGATCAACCGACGCAAAATCAGCCGCGTCTTTGCCGAATTGGATCAGCAACTTATCGTGGTCACCCATGACCTGGACTTCCTCACCGGGTTTGACCGTGTGCTGTGCATCGACGACCACCACGTCGTTGCCGACGGCGCGCCGGATGAAGTCATTGGCTATTACGAAAAGCTCATGGAGTCGAGGGCCTAA
- a CDS encoding energy-coupling factor transporter transmembrane component T family protein has product MKNIPLGVYVPGSSFIHRMPPLWKFGLLLAFIISTSLLVKNPLIALGLVVFAAIVYLCARIPMKVAWGQLWPPLPLLAFLAAFQWWQKGLMFAANVTLVVYAALMMAMLLTLTTQLSEMMTAFEKALAPFEKFGLPVETIVLALSLTLRLIPLMLGTVNEVLDARKARGAGFSIAAFGTPVIIRSIRRARAIADALMARGAGD; this is encoded by the coding sequence ATGAAGAATATCCCGCTCGGAGTATACGTTCCAGGATCTTCCTTCATTCACCGGATGCCGCCGCTGTGGAAATTTGGGCTCTTGCTCGCCTTCATCATCAGCACCTCGCTATTGGTGAAGAATCCGCTTATCGCGCTTGGCCTGGTGGTCTTTGCGGCGATTGTATACCTGTGCGCGCGCATCCCAATGAAGGTGGCGTGGGGTCAGTTATGGCCGCCGCTGCCGCTTCTGGCGTTCCTCGCTGCCTTCCAGTGGTGGCAAAAAGGTCTCATGTTTGCCGCTAATGTGACGCTTGTGGTTTACGCAGCCCTCATGATGGCGATGCTGCTTACACTGACCACTCAGCTCTCCGAGATGATGACCGCCTTCGAGAAGGCTTTGGCTCCCTTCGAGAAGTTCGGGTTGCCTGTAGAGACCATCGTCCTAGCGCTGTCGCTTACGCTTCGCCTGATCCCATTGATGTTGGGAACCGTCAACGAAGTTCTTGATGCCAGAAAGGCCCGCGGGGCCGGCTTTTCCATCGCCGCCTTTGGCACGCCGGTCATCATTCGTTCTATTCGGCGCGCCCGTGCTATTGCGGATGCCCTCATGGCACGAGGGGCAGGCGACTAG
- a CDS encoding PspA/IM30 family protein, translating into MANPFSKAWKYLMALFDSKIDENADPKVQIQQAIEDAQRQHQELSQQAAAVIGNQRQLEMQLNRRLAEIEKLQGNVRQALQLSDKARGEGDLAKATEYENAAEAFAAQLVTAEQGVEDTKKLHDQALQQADAAKKAVERNSMALQQKVAERTKLLSQLEQAKMQEKVAESIQSMSSITNRDTPNLDQVREKIERRYANALGSAELAQNSVQGRMAEIEQAGVQLAGHSRLEQIRAEMSGQLNAGTSSTQQAITGASEQAPAPSAADDAVAQKLRELRGEA; encoded by the coding sequence ATGGCGAATCCATTTTCTAAAGCTTGGAAATACTTAATGGCTTTGTTCGATTCCAAGATTGACGAAAATGCGGACCCGAAGGTTCAAATTCAGCAGGCAATCGAGGATGCACAGCGCCAGCACCAGGAGCTGTCCCAGCAAGCAGCTGCCGTGATCGGTAACCAGCGTCAGCTTGAAATGCAGCTAAACCGCCGTCTGGCTGAAATCGAGAAGCTCCAGGGCAATGTTCGTCAGGCACTTCAGCTTTCCGATAAGGCACGTGGTGAAGGTGACCTTGCCAAGGCCACGGAATACGAGAACGCCGCAGAGGCTTTCGCTGCTCAGCTCGTCACCGCAGAACAAGGCGTTGAGGATACCAAGAAGCTGCACGACCAGGCCCTGCAGCAGGCCGACGCAGCCAAGAAGGCTGTCGAGCGTAACTCCATGGCGTTGCAGCAGAAGGTTGCAGAGCGCACGAAGCTGCTCAGCCAGCTAGAGCAGGCCAAGATGCAGGAGAAGGTCGCCGAGTCCATCCAGTCGATGAGCTCCATTACCAACCGTGACACTCCTAATCTCGACCAGGTTCGCGAGAAGATTGAGCGCCGCTACGCAAACGCCCTCGGTTCCGCCGAGTTGGCTCAAAATTCCGTCCAGGGGCGCATGGCCGAGATCGAGCAGGCCGGCGTACAGCTAGCCGGACACTCCCGCCTGGAGCAGATTCGCGCCGAAATGTCCGGTCAGCTCAACGCAGGTACTTCCTCCACACAGCAAGCAATTACGGGCGCGTCTGAGCAGGCCCCAGCTCCCAGCGCGGCGGATGACGCCGTGGCACAAAAGCTTCGCGAGTTGCGTGGTGAAGCCTGA
- a CDS encoding helix-turn-helix domain-containing protein, which translates to MMKYTAVLDKPVTAHKVSTPEPLLREALGAALRAFRADKGITLRELAEASRVSPGYLSELERGRKEVSSEILASVCHALGASVSDVLIEAAGSMAVRSAEADLASAVRV; encoded by the coding sequence ATGATGAAATATACCGCAGTACTCGACAAGCCGGTCACCGCACACAAGGTTTCTACCCCGGAGCCGTTGTTGCGGGAGGCACTCGGCGCAGCTTTACGTGCATTCCGTGCTGACAAGGGGATAACGCTTCGTGAGCTCGCAGAGGCCTCACGAGTGTCCCCAGGCTATCTCTCCGAACTAGAGCGCGGGCGCAAAGAAGTGTCTTCGGAAATTCTCGCTTCCGTTTGCCACGCGCTCGGGGCCAGCGTTTCCGATGTCCTCATCGAGGCCGCAGGATCAATGGCCGTGCGTTCCGCGGAGGCAGATCTCGCAAGCGCGGTTCGCGTTTAG
- a CDS encoding CinA family protein, which translates to MTCQGTEFLLVPTLAQKGLTIATCESLTAGLLSATIANVPGASAVLQGGLITYATRLKHVLADVDQATLDSVGPVSEQCAKEMALGALVACGSDIGVSLTGVAGPDPQDGHPVGEVWCGVAFAGHSSEQAVAVRLGAPEFLSGERAKIRQDSVGLAIDFVLSLL; encoded by the coding sequence ATGACATGCCAAGGAACTGAATTCCTCCTCGTTCCTACTCTTGCGCAAAAGGGGTTGACAATCGCGACCTGCGAGTCGTTGACCGCGGGGCTGCTGTCGGCCACTATCGCCAATGTTCCAGGGGCTAGCGCAGTGCTGCAGGGTGGCTTGATTACCTATGCGACTCGGCTCAAGCATGTGCTTGCCGACGTCGACCAGGCGACCTTGGACTCAGTGGGGCCTGTGTCGGAACAATGTGCAAAAGAGATGGCACTTGGCGCGCTAGTAGCCTGCGGTAGCGACATTGGGGTTTCCCTTACCGGTGTTGCCGGTCCGGATCCGCAAGACGGTCACCCGGTTGGCGAGGTATGGTGCGGCGTGGCCTTTGCAGGTCATAGCTCTGAGCAGGCGGTTGCCGTACGTTTGGGCGCGCCGGAGTTTCTGAGTGGGGAACGGGCAAAGATTCGCCAAGACTCTGTTGGACTGGCCATCGATTTCGTACTTTCACTGCTGTGA
- the pgsA gene encoding CDP-diacylglycerol--glycerol-3-phosphate 3-phosphatidyltransferase → MSHNSPNTSKTNHEEPKPSNWNLPNVLTSVRIIAIPLFAWLVLRADNIHTGWMWAAFICFVVLMITDKLDGDIARARGLVTDFGKIADPIADKALMTTALVCLNIVGAFSYWFTIIIVVRELGITLWRMVELRRGNVVPASKGGKLKTALQSLAMGLYLCPLPDWMEIPRLLVLIAATIVTVVTGIQYLVDSRKLQQTS, encoded by the coding sequence GTGAGCCACAACAGTCCGAACACGTCCAAGACGAATCATGAAGAGCCCAAGCCATCGAATTGGAACCTCCCCAACGTCTTAACCAGCGTGCGCATTATCGCGATCCCACTGTTCGCCTGGCTTGTCCTGCGTGCGGATAACATCCATACCGGATGGATGTGGGCTGCTTTCATTTGTTTCGTCGTCTTGATGATTACGGACAAGCTCGACGGAGATATCGCACGCGCGCGAGGTCTAGTCACCGACTTCGGCAAAATCGCCGATCCGATCGCTGACAAGGCGCTGATGACCACAGCCCTGGTGTGTCTAAACATCGTCGGTGCCTTCTCCTATTGGTTTACCATCATTATCGTCGTGCGCGAGCTTGGTATCACCTTGTGGCGCATGGTGGAACTGCGGCGCGGAAATGTCGTCCCCGCGTCTAAAGGTGGCAAACTCAAGACCGCACTACAGTCCTTGGCCATGGGCCTGTACCTATGCCCGCTGCCGGACTGGATGGAGATTCCACGTCTGCTCGTCCTCATCGCTGCGACCATTGTCACCGTGGTCACCGGCATTCAGTACCTCGTTGATTCCCGCAAGCTTCAGCAAACGAGCTAG
- a CDS encoding YciI family protein, whose amino-acid sequence MTTYAVIYDYDADSEDIVNIRPRHREFLGQLKEEGKLIGSGPFTDGEGDALIVIRLADDSTLDDAYALMDQDPFWVENALNGRTIHTWNPVINIWD is encoded by the coding sequence GTGACTACTTACGCAGTGATTTATGACTACGACGCTGACAGCGAAGACATCGTCAACATCCGCCCGCGCCACCGCGAGTTTTTGGGACAGCTCAAGGAAGAAGGCAAGCTCATCGGCTCCGGCCCCTTCACCGACGGAGAGGGCGATGCGCTCATCGTTATCCGCTTGGCTGACGACTCCACCCTCGACGATGCCTACGCGCTGATGGATCAGGATCCTTTCTGGGTGGAAAATGCGCTCAACGGACGCACAATCCACACGTGGAATCCTGTCATCAACATCTGGGACTGA
- a CDS encoding TerC family protein, whose amino-acid sequence MEVNLATWLITGAVILGFFVFDFYSHVRTPHEPSLKESAGWTLFYVVFALAFGAFLWVYWAEPGNPHQHGLEFLTGYVTEKALSVDNLFVFALIMGSFKIPRKYQQKVLLIGIALALIFRLLFILAGAAALEAWSWVFYLFGIFLLYTAIKLIVDEVRGTPETDPNDMAIIKFLRKVIPVTATYEKDHLYVHKKGQFALTPLFVALVAIGLMDVMFALDSIPAIYGITDEAYIVFTTNAFSLLGLRQMYFLLDGLLDRLVYLPYGLGAILGFIGVKLVLHALHENELPFINGGEPVHAPEISTVGSLVVIVGVLVIAVVASLIKTKRDEVQGAVSPKWNKEYDDDDIAEDPKRLASLKKVVDNRANPDKS is encoded by the coding sequence ATGGAAGTCAACCTTGCAACATGGTTGATCACGGGAGCTGTCATTCTCGGCTTCTTCGTGTTCGACTTCTATTCCCACGTGCGTACCCCGCACGAGCCCAGCCTGAAGGAATCGGCGGGCTGGACGCTGTTCTACGTCGTCTTCGCCCTCGCCTTCGGTGCCTTCTTGTGGGTCTACTGGGCAGAGCCTGGCAATCCTCACCAGCATGGGCTTGAATTCCTTACCGGCTACGTCACGGAAAAGGCGCTTAGCGTCGATAACCTTTTCGTGTTTGCGCTGATCATGGGTTCTTTTAAGATCCCGCGCAAGTACCAACAGAAGGTCTTGCTCATCGGCATCGCATTGGCCTTGATTTTCCGCCTGCTGTTCATCCTGGCGGGTGCGGCAGCCCTCGAGGCATGGAGCTGGGTGTTCTACCTCTTCGGCATCTTCTTGCTCTACACCGCGATCAAGCTCATCGTCGATGAGGTGCGCGGCACCCCTGAGACAGATCCCAATGACATGGCGATCATCAAGTTCCTGCGCAAGGTGATTCCGGTGACGGCGACTTACGAGAAGGATCACCTCTACGTCCACAAGAAGGGTCAGTTTGCCCTGACCCCGCTGTTCGTGGCATTGGTTGCCATTGGTTTGATGGACGTGATGTTCGCGCTTGACTCAATCCCTGCTATTTATGGCATCACCGACGAGGCCTACATCGTGTTCACCACCAACGCCTTCTCGTTGCTGGGTCTGCGCCAGATGTACTTCCTCCTCGATGGTTTGCTCGACAGGCTGGTCTACCTGCCTTACGGTTTGGGGGCCATTCTGGGATTCATCGGCGTTAAGCTCGTCCTCCACGCGCTGCATGAGAACGAGCTTCCATTTATAAACGGTGGCGAGCCGGTACACGCGCCGGAGATCTCTACGGTGGGTTCGTTGGTGGTTATCGTCGGCGTCTTAGTTATCGCGGTGGTCGCCTCGCTGATCAAGACAAAGCGTGACGAAGTACAAGGCGCCGTTTCCCCGAAGTGGAACAAAGAATACGACGATGATGACATCGCCGAGGATCCCAAGCGTCTGGCTTCCTTGAAGAAGGTTGTTGATAACCGCGCGAATCCAGATAAGTCATAG